The Kroppenstedtia pulmonis genome has a segment encoding these proteins:
- a CDS encoding nuclease domain-containing protein produces MDIPFKVTFIQSGCSRELTHFYQKPDVLFQQQTADIQFIENLHLSVKFVSNDVNARFYMDGLDSLPIKLVETDEEGEAFLPSSSDPVTLFDYPKNSEPHKSEDEFYPFVPGHYRIRVVSQGIHYYSWIQILPKQIQVTQWELMKDEVESLLNGLALDLIRQNLDDRTSLAGQGIPSHLFMQFMIIQRHFPTVTAALNDLLDKVNFQIKKMYRTVPVAHSKMIDEVTIKHRLTHPEKRDVLKAPHRIFDVDLPENRLLKTIIRSVINTLTQFEEGLIQYRNETKNELDMIPRKSAFYREKEKTLKILDDYQIVTRKMKATFRRIQSAHWYNKISDTPGLNISHVMISDVRYRAVYQLYRDLEQNDVEITLDHSYKYQWKRTDKLYEIWGIIQLIKLLSRDPLGYRPVQGWIYNPAFDKQRLLIPSLPSGEKIIFEKDNIHLHLTYDGIIPSDSKHTDPYNIPVYSWGTNNRPDVRLDLYQEDTYIGGIVMDFKYRPKWRIWNQKLISSNRQSDTMKQLINYGSQFYSTHKYDGKRGPAIRQVWAFYPEKEPKGKAEFFHDRNFLLLPLSPGSDNYHVIDWFVKAIQQLKQEYQEYYSTPQLAR; encoded by the coding sequence ATGGATATACCCTTTAAAGTTACATTTATACAAAGTGGATGTTCTCGAGAATTAACACATTTTTACCAAAAGCCAGATGTATTATTTCAACAACAAACAGCAGACATCCAGTTTATAGAAAATCTCCACTTATCTGTGAAATTTGTTAGCAATGATGTAAATGCTCGCTTTTATATGGATGGTTTGGACAGTCTTCCTATCAAATTAGTAGAAACCGATGAAGAAGGAGAAGCTTTTTTACCTTCTTCTTCAGACCCTGTCACCCTTTTTGATTACCCGAAGAACTCTGAGCCACATAAGAGTGAGGATGAATTTTATCCTTTTGTCCCTGGTCATTATCGTATTCGGGTAGTCAGTCAAGGAATTCACTATTATTCTTGGATACAGATTTTGCCTAAGCAAATCCAAGTTACACAATGGGAACTAATGAAAGACGAAGTGGAAAGTCTCCTAAACGGGCTGGCCTTAGACTTGATTCGCCAAAATCTCGACGATCGGACATCACTAGCAGGTCAAGGAATTCCCTCCCATTTATTTATGCAATTTATGATCATCCAACGGCACTTTCCGACTGTGACTGCTGCCTTAAATGATCTTTTGGATAAAGTAAACTTCCAAATCAAAAAAATGTATCGAACAGTCCCTGTAGCCCACTCCAAAATGATCGATGAAGTCACCATCAAACACCGACTCACTCATCCGGAAAAAAGAGATGTTTTAAAAGCTCCCCACCGAATTTTTGATGTCGACCTTCCGGAAAATCGTCTACTAAAAACCATCATTCGATCTGTCATTAACACTTTGACCCAATTTGAAGAAGGCTTGATCCAATATCGAAATGAAACGAAAAACGAACTGGACATGATCCCCAGGAAAAGTGCCTTTTACCGTGAAAAAGAGAAAACACTGAAGATCCTAGACGATTATCAGATAGTGACTCGGAAAATGAAGGCTACTTTCCGACGGATCCAGTCGGCACACTGGTACAATAAAATTTCTGACACCCCTGGTCTGAACATCTCTCATGTAATGATTAGCGATGTCCGTTACCGAGCTGTTTACCAACTGTATAGGGACTTGGAGCAAAATGATGTCGAAATCACTTTGGATCATTCCTATAAATACCAATGGAAACGAACCGATAAATTATATGAGATCTGGGGCATCATTCAACTGATTAAATTGTTATCTAGGGATCCTCTCGGCTACCGACCCGTTCAAGGGTGGATTTATAACCCTGCTTTTGATAAGCAGCGTCTGCTCATCCCGTCACTACCATCTGGCGAAAAAATTATCTTTGAAAAAGATAATATCCACCTCCATCTTACCTATGACGGAATTATCCCTTCGGACAGCAAACATACTGATCCCTATAACATTCCGGTTTACTCTTGGGGAACGAACAATCGGCCGGATGTGAGATTAGATCTGTATCAAGAAGATACATACATCGGCGGAATTGTCATGGACTTTAAATATCGACCAAAATGGCGAATTTGGAACCAAAAACTAATTAGCAGTAACCGACAATCAGACACCATGAAACAGTTGATTAATTATGGAAGCCAATTTTACTCTACTCATAAGTACGACGGAAAACGTGGACCAGCTATCCGTCAAGTATGGGCTTTTTACCCTGAAAAAGAACCCAAAGGTAAAGCAGAATTTTTTCATGACCGCAACTTTCTGTTACTGCCTTTAAGTCCCGGCTCAGATAATTATCATGTAATTGATTGGTTCGTAAAGGCGATTCAACAGTTGAAACAGGAGTATCAGGAGTATTATTCAACACCTCAGTTAGCTCGGTAA